A stretch of the Salmo salar chromosome ssa20, Ssal_v3.1, whole genome shotgun sequence genome encodes the following:
- the LOC106580577 gene encoding G protein-coupled receptor kinase 5 isoform X3, which yields MCGGGKRKGRSKKWKEILRFPHISQCTELGNSIDRDYISLCEKQPIGRLLFRLYCETRPELLRCIHLLDAMDDYELVPDEKRKSRGDQIIGKFLSKQSSECVEAAESLAEQCRENLELHPCKEIFSDCRKALHHYLRGAPFSDYQNSMYFDRFLQWKMLERQPIAKDTFRQYRVLGKGGFGEVCACQVRATGKMYACKKLEKKRIKKRKGESMALNEKQILEKVNSRFVVSLAYAYETKDALCLVLTLMNGGDLKFHIYSMGTPGFEKDRVQFYAAQICCGLDHLHQESIVYRDLKPENILLDDNGHIRISDLGLAIKVAEGDPIRGRVGTVGYMAPEVINNERYGMSPDWWGLGCLIYEMTAGRSPFRARKERVKREEVEKRVQEEEEEYSDKFTEDTKAICRVLLTKDPKQRLGCTAEGSAGVKAHSFFRNINFKRLEAGIQEPSFVPDPRAVYCKDVLDIEQFSTVKGVNLDQTDNDFYFKFSTGCVSIPWQHEMIDTECFSDLNVFGPQGTRPPDLDWNTPPEPPRRSLLDRIFRRHHPEVSIANSRLSSCSVNSVDSMSNSAP from the exons atgt gTGGAGGTGGGAAGCGGAAAGGGAGGAGTAAGAAATGGAAGGAGATCCTTCGCTTCCCCCACATCAGCCAATGCACTGAGCTGGGCAACAGCATCG ATCGGGACTACATAAGCCTGTGTGAGAAGCAGCCCATCGGCAGACTGCTGTTCCGCCTGTACTGTGAGACCAGACCTGAATTGCTGCGATGCATCCACCTACTGGACGCCATG GACGACTATGAGCTGGTGCCTGATGAGAAACGGAAAAGCAGAGGAGATCAGATTATTGGGAAGTTCCTGTCTAAACAG tcgtctGAGTGTGTGGAGGCAGCAGAGAGCCTTGCTGAGCAGTGTAGAGAGAACCTGGAGCTCCACCCCTGCAAGGAGATCTTCAGTGACTGTCGCAA AGCTCTCCATCACTACCTGAGAGGGGCTCCCTTCTCGGACTACCAGAACAGCATGTACTTTGACCGTTTCCTACAGTGGAAGATGCTGGAGAG GCAGCCAATAGCCAAGGATACGTTTCGACAGTACAGAGTACTGGGGAAGGGCGGATTCGGGGAG GTGTGTGCGTGCCAGGTgcgagccacagggaagatgtaTGCCTGTAAGAAGTTAGAGAAGAAGAGAATtaagaagaggaaaggagagtccATGGCCCTCAATGAGAAACAAATACTAGAGAAGGTCAACAGCAGATTTGTT GTGAGTTTAGCGTATGCCTATGAGACCAAAGATGCTCTGTGTCTAGTGTTGACCTTAATGAATGGAGGAGATCTGAAGTTCCACATCTATAGCATGGGGACACCAGGCTTTGAGAAGGACAGGGTCCAGTTCTATGCTGCCCAGATCTGCTGCGGCCTGGACCACCTACACCAGGAATCCATCGTCTACAG GGATTTAAAACCAGAGAATATTCTATTAGATGATAATG GACACATCCGGATCTCAGATCTGGGCCTGGCCATCAAAGTGGCTGAAGGGGACCCCATACGAGGCAGagtgggaacagtgggttacatGG ctCCGGAGGTGATCAACAACGAGCGCTATGGGATGAGTCCAGACTGGTGGGGGCTGGGATGTCTCATCTACGAGATGACCGCTGGACGCTCACCCTTCCGCGCACGCAAAGAACGAGTGAAGcgggaggaggtggagaagagggtgcaggaggaggaggaggagtacagCGACAAGTTTACAGAagacaccaaggccatctgtaggGTG cTGTTGACCAAAGATCCAAAGCAGAGACTGGGCTGTACAGCAGAGGGGTCAGCAGGGGTGAAGGCTCACTCTTTCTTCAGGAACATCAACTTTAAAAGGCTGGAGGCAGGCATCCAGGAGCCCTCCTTCGTACCGGAC CCCCGGGCGGTGTACTGTAAGGATGTGTTGGACATTGAGCAGTTCTCTACAGTCAAGGGAGTAAATCTGGACCAAACCGACAACGACTTCTACTTCAAATTCTCTACAGGCTGCGTGTCCATCCCATGGCAGCACGAG ATGATAGATACAGAGTGTTTCAGTGATCTGAATGTGTTTGGGCCCCAGGGGACCAGACCCCCAGATCTGGACTGGAACACCCCCCCCGAGCCTCCCCGACGCAGCCTGCTTGACAGGATCTTCAGGAGACat
- the LOC106580577 gene encoding G protein-coupled receptor kinase 5 isoform X1, producing MELENIVANTVLLKAREGGGGKRKGRSKKWKEILRFPHISQCTELGNSIDRDYISLCEKQPIGRLLFRLYCETRPELLRCIHLLDAMDDYELVPDEKRKSRGDQIIGKFLSKQSSECVEAAESLAEQCRENLELHPCKEIFSDCRKALHHYLRGAPFSDYQNSMYFDRFLQWKMLERQPIAKDTFRQYRVLGKGGFGEVCACQVRATGKMYACKKLEKKRIKKRKGESMALNEKQILEKVNSRFVVSLAYAYETKDALCLVLTLMNGGDLKFHIYSMGTPGFEKDRVQFYAAQICCGLDHLHQESIVYRDLKPENILLDDNGHIRISDLGLAIKVAEGDPIRGRVGTVGYMAPEVINNERYGMSPDWWGLGCLIYEMTAGRSPFRARKERVKREEVEKRVQEEEEEYSDKFTEDTKAICRVLLTKDPKQRLGCTAEGSAGVKAHSFFRNINFKRLEAGIQEPSFVPDPRAVYCKDVLDIEQFSTVKGVNLDQTDNDFYFKFSTGCVSIPWQHEMIDTECFSDLNVFGPQGTRPPDLDWNTPPEPPRRSLLDRIFRRHHPEVSIANSRLSSCSVNSVDSMSNSAP from the exons gTGGAGGTGGGAAGCGGAAAGGGAGGAGTAAGAAATGGAAGGAGATCCTTCGCTTCCCCCACATCAGCCAATGCACTGAGCTGGGCAACAGCATCG ATCGGGACTACATAAGCCTGTGTGAGAAGCAGCCCATCGGCAGACTGCTGTTCCGCCTGTACTGTGAGACCAGACCTGAATTGCTGCGATGCATCCACCTACTGGACGCCATG GACGACTATGAGCTGGTGCCTGATGAGAAACGGAAAAGCAGAGGAGATCAGATTATTGGGAAGTTCCTGTCTAAACAG tcgtctGAGTGTGTGGAGGCAGCAGAGAGCCTTGCTGAGCAGTGTAGAGAGAACCTGGAGCTCCACCCCTGCAAGGAGATCTTCAGTGACTGTCGCAA AGCTCTCCATCACTACCTGAGAGGGGCTCCCTTCTCGGACTACCAGAACAGCATGTACTTTGACCGTTTCCTACAGTGGAAGATGCTGGAGAG GCAGCCAATAGCCAAGGATACGTTTCGACAGTACAGAGTACTGGGGAAGGGCGGATTCGGGGAG GTGTGTGCGTGCCAGGTgcgagccacagggaagatgtaTGCCTGTAAGAAGTTAGAGAAGAAGAGAATtaagaagaggaaaggagagtccATGGCCCTCAATGAGAAACAAATACTAGAGAAGGTCAACAGCAGATTTGTT GTGAGTTTAGCGTATGCCTATGAGACCAAAGATGCTCTGTGTCTAGTGTTGACCTTAATGAATGGAGGAGATCTGAAGTTCCACATCTATAGCATGGGGACACCAGGCTTTGAGAAGGACAGGGTCCAGTTCTATGCTGCCCAGATCTGCTGCGGCCTGGACCACCTACACCAGGAATCCATCGTCTACAG GGATTTAAAACCAGAGAATATTCTATTAGATGATAATG GACACATCCGGATCTCAGATCTGGGCCTGGCCATCAAAGTGGCTGAAGGGGACCCCATACGAGGCAGagtgggaacagtgggttacatGG ctCCGGAGGTGATCAACAACGAGCGCTATGGGATGAGTCCAGACTGGTGGGGGCTGGGATGTCTCATCTACGAGATGACCGCTGGACGCTCACCCTTCCGCGCACGCAAAGAACGAGTGAAGcgggaggaggtggagaagagggtgcaggaggaggaggaggagtacagCGACAAGTTTACAGAagacaccaaggccatctgtaggGTG cTGTTGACCAAAGATCCAAAGCAGAGACTGGGCTGTACAGCAGAGGGGTCAGCAGGGGTGAAGGCTCACTCTTTCTTCAGGAACATCAACTTTAAAAGGCTGGAGGCAGGCATCCAGGAGCCCTCCTTCGTACCGGAC CCCCGGGCGGTGTACTGTAAGGATGTGTTGGACATTGAGCAGTTCTCTACAGTCAAGGGAGTAAATCTGGACCAAACCGACAACGACTTCTACTTCAAATTCTCTACAGGCTGCGTGTCCATCCCATGGCAGCACGAG ATGATAGATACAGAGTGTTTCAGTGATCTGAATGTGTTTGGGCCCCAGGGGACCAGACCCCCAGATCTGGACTGGAACACCCCCCCCGAGCCTCCCCGACGCAGCCTGCTTGACAGGATCTTCAGGAGACat
- the LOC106580577 gene encoding G protein-coupled receptor kinase 5 isoform X2 has translation MELENIVANTVLLKAREGGGGKRKGRSKKWKEILRFPHISQCTELGNSIDRDYISLCEKQPIGRLLFRLYCETRPELLRCIHLLDAMDDYELVPDEKRKSRGDQIIGKFLSKQSSECVEAAESLAEQCRENLELHPCKEIFSDCRKALHHYLRGAPFSDYQNSMYFDRFLQWKMLERQPIAKDTFRQYRVLGKGGFGEVCACQVRATGKMYACKKLEKKRIKKRKGESMALNEKQILEKVNSRFVVSLAYAYETKDALCLVLTLMNGGDLKFHIYSMGTPGFEKDRVQFYAAQICCGLDHLHQESIVYRDLKPENILLDDNGHIRISDLGLAIKVAEGDPIRGRVGTVGYMAPEVINNERYGMSPDWWGLGCLIYEMTAGRSPFRARKERVKREEVEKRVQEEEEEYSDKFTEDTKAICRVLLTKDPKQRLGCTAEGSAGVKAHSFFRNINFKRLEAGIQEPSFVPDPRAVYCKDVLDIEQFSTVKGVNLDQTDNDFYFKFSTGCVSIPWQHEMIDTECFSDLNVFGPQGTRPPDLDWNTPPEPPRRSLLDRIFRRHVRTHTQDRTPRCPLPTAACLPAV, from the exons gTGGAGGTGGGAAGCGGAAAGGGAGGAGTAAGAAATGGAAGGAGATCCTTCGCTTCCCCCACATCAGCCAATGCACTGAGCTGGGCAACAGCATCG ATCGGGACTACATAAGCCTGTGTGAGAAGCAGCCCATCGGCAGACTGCTGTTCCGCCTGTACTGTGAGACCAGACCTGAATTGCTGCGATGCATCCACCTACTGGACGCCATG GACGACTATGAGCTGGTGCCTGATGAGAAACGGAAAAGCAGAGGAGATCAGATTATTGGGAAGTTCCTGTCTAAACAG tcgtctGAGTGTGTGGAGGCAGCAGAGAGCCTTGCTGAGCAGTGTAGAGAGAACCTGGAGCTCCACCCCTGCAAGGAGATCTTCAGTGACTGTCGCAA AGCTCTCCATCACTACCTGAGAGGGGCTCCCTTCTCGGACTACCAGAACAGCATGTACTTTGACCGTTTCCTACAGTGGAAGATGCTGGAGAG GCAGCCAATAGCCAAGGATACGTTTCGACAGTACAGAGTACTGGGGAAGGGCGGATTCGGGGAG GTGTGTGCGTGCCAGGTgcgagccacagggaagatgtaTGCCTGTAAGAAGTTAGAGAAGAAGAGAATtaagaagaggaaaggagagtccATGGCCCTCAATGAGAAACAAATACTAGAGAAGGTCAACAGCAGATTTGTT GTGAGTTTAGCGTATGCCTATGAGACCAAAGATGCTCTGTGTCTAGTGTTGACCTTAATGAATGGAGGAGATCTGAAGTTCCACATCTATAGCATGGGGACACCAGGCTTTGAGAAGGACAGGGTCCAGTTCTATGCTGCCCAGATCTGCTGCGGCCTGGACCACCTACACCAGGAATCCATCGTCTACAG GGATTTAAAACCAGAGAATATTCTATTAGATGATAATG GACACATCCGGATCTCAGATCTGGGCCTGGCCATCAAAGTGGCTGAAGGGGACCCCATACGAGGCAGagtgggaacagtgggttacatGG ctCCGGAGGTGATCAACAACGAGCGCTATGGGATGAGTCCAGACTGGTGGGGGCTGGGATGTCTCATCTACGAGATGACCGCTGGACGCTCACCCTTCCGCGCACGCAAAGAACGAGTGAAGcgggaggaggtggagaagagggtgcaggaggaggaggaggagtacagCGACAAGTTTACAGAagacaccaaggccatctgtaggGTG cTGTTGACCAAAGATCCAAAGCAGAGACTGGGCTGTACAGCAGAGGGGTCAGCAGGGGTGAAGGCTCACTCTTTCTTCAGGAACATCAACTTTAAAAGGCTGGAGGCAGGCATCCAGGAGCCCTCCTTCGTACCGGAC CCCCGGGCGGTGTACTGTAAGGATGTGTTGGACATTGAGCAGTTCTCTACAGTCAAGGGAGTAAATCTGGACCAAACCGACAACGACTTCTACTTCAAATTCTCTACAGGCTGCGTGTCCATCCCATGGCAGCACGAG ATGATAGATACAGAGTGTTTCAGTGATCTGAATGTGTTTGGGCCCCAGGGGACCAGACCCCCAGATCTGGACTGGAACACCCCCCCCGAGCCTCCCCGACGCAGCCTGCTTGACAGGATCTTCAGGAGACatgtgaggacacacacacaggatcg